One Geminocystis sp. M7585_C2015_104 genomic window carries:
- a CDS encoding response regulator produces the protein MEILIVEDELIAANSLAMDLKKLGFGVAGIVNTGKKAIAWVEKSPPDLILMDIMLRGKMDGIATAEAIYSRRQIPIIYLTAYTDHNTLTRAQSLPVYGYLVKPHRLEELKTTICMALAKFQLDKQIYEQLCKQKEANQIKGDAIVTAFHELRSHLTYILGYIEVIRDYSEKLSSEQKQKYFKIVISAVNEITDLLNKLLLVSRAEEGKIPLSPTSFELVSHLEKLIAYHQNKTARHRLILSTNKPICKVFLDQQMFDNIVHNLLSNAIKYSPKGGEIRVNVRASEAKNQVLLEVKDEGIGIPKKQLEKIFCPFVRGENVGDIKGHGLGLFIVKKSVDLLQGRIEVESEGNKGTTFRLFLPCQLPVTSATPSS, from the coding sequence ATGGAAATTTTGATAGTGGAAGACGAGTTGATAGCCGCCAACAGTCTTGCCATGGATTTAAAAAAGCTGGGGTTTGGGGTGGCGGGAATTGTCAACACTGGTAAAAAAGCCATCGCCTGGGTGGAAAAATCTCCACCCGATTTGATTCTAATGGATATAATGCTAAGGGGCAAGATGGATGGCATTGCCACCGCCGAAGCCATCTATTCCCGTCGCCAAATCCCCATTATCTACCTTACCGCCTACACTGACCATAATACCCTCACAAGAGCTCAATCTCTCCCAGTTTACGGCTATCTTGTCAAACCCCATAGACTAGAAGAATTGAAAACCACTATCTGCATGGCTTTGGCCAAGTTTCAACTTGATAAACAAATATATGAACAACTGTGCAAACAAAAAGAAGCTAACCAGATTAAAGGAGATGCCATAGTCACCGCCTTTCATGAGTTACGTAGTCACCTTACCTATATTCTTGGTTACATCGAGGTGATTAGAGACTATAGTGAGAAGCTATCCTCCGAACAAAAACAAAAATACTTTAAAATAGTAATCTCTGCTGTCAATGAAATAACAGATTTGCTGAATAAATTGTTGTTAGTCAGTCGGGCTGAAGAAGGGAAAATCCCCCTCTCTCCCACCAGTTTTGAGTTGGTTTCCCATCTTGAAAAATTAATCGCCTACCATCAAAATAAGACGGCTCGTCACAGGCTCATTCTATCAACAAACAAGCCAATATGCAAGGTGTTTTTAGACCAGCAAATGTTTGATAATATCGTACACAATCTGCTGTCTAACGCTATAAAATACTCTCCTAAGGGAGGAGAAATAAGGGTGAATGTAAGGGCATCGGAAGCCAAAAATCAAGTGCTTTTAGAAGTAAAAGATGAAGGCATTGGCATCCCAAAAAAGCAGCTGGAGAAAATCTTCTGCCCCTTTGTTAGGGGAGAAAATGTAGGTGACATAAAGGGCCATGGTTTGGGACTTTTTATCGTAAAAAAATCAGTGGATTTGCTTCAAGGCAGAATAGAAGTAGAAAGCGAGGGAAATAAGGGCACCACCTTCCGCTTATTCCTCCCCTGTCAACTACCCGTCACCTCCGCCACCCCCTCATCTTGA
- the cobJ gene encoding precorrin-3B C(17)-methyltransferase produces MEKLAIVTLNERGLQTAGRIKRGIGDALIYGLASGCQEADVLYEDFSQLVRELFSQGVGIIGICTTDILIRAVTPLLHDNWQESPVIAVGEDGGVIVPLLGKMETVKGIARQIGEVLRGMAAKPTSGETWLGRGRGNVDEVEGNRGKVTLVGIGPGSTALLTPQALQALLSATDWVGYNRYLDLVEYLRKPETVCHASDNRQELERAKMALQLAEKGKRVALISGGDVGIYGMAATLFEVIEKNPGKWEGVDIEIASGISAMQVAAALTGAPLGHDFCVISLSNLLKPWDIIAQRIELAARGDFVIVFYNPVSKQRRWQLDKAKEILLKWRLPYTPVILGHNLTREGEKIEIIKLIDLNGQAADMNTTIIVGSSQTRIVRRGGKQWVYTPRQYPGV; encoded by the coding sequence ATGGAAAAACTAGCCATTGTCACCTTGAATGAGAGGGGGTTACAGACAGCCGGGAGAATAAAGAGGGGGATAGGGGATGCCTTGATTTACGGATTAGCCAGTGGGTGTCAGGAGGCGGATGTATTATACGAGGATTTTAGCCAGTTAGTGAGGGAGTTATTTAGCCAGGGGGTGGGTATTATCGGCATTTGCACCACTGACATTTTAATTCGGGCTGTGACGCCATTGTTGCATGACAATTGGCAAGAGTCTCCTGTTATTGCCGTGGGGGAGGATGGAGGGGTGATAGTGCCCCTACTAGGTAAAATGGAGACTGTCAAGGGCATAGCCAGACAAATAGGGGAGGTGTTAAGGGGGATGGCGGCGAAACCTACCAGTGGCGAAACCTGGCTTGGGAGGGGGAGGGGTAATGTGGATGAGGTAGAGGGAAACAGGGGAAAGGTAACTCTTGTGGGTATTGGGCCTGGTAGTACTGCACTACTTACACCACAAGCCCTACAAGCTTTATTATCTGCCACTGACTGGGTGGGGTATAACAGATACCTAGACTTAGTAGAATACCTGCGAAAACCAGAGACAGTCTGTCATGCCTCCGACAACCGACAGGAGTTAGAAAGGGCAAAAATGGCGTTGCAGTTGGCAGAAAAAGGCAAAAGGGTGGCCCTTATTTCGGGGGGGGATGTAGGGATTTATGGCATGGCGGCGACGCTATTTGAGGTGATAGAGAAAAATCCCGGCAAGTGGGAGGGGGTGGATATTGAAATCGCCTCAGGTATATCTGCCATGCAGGTTGCAGCTGCTTTAACAGGCGCACCCCTCGGGCATGATTTTTGTGTCATTTCCCTTTCTAATCTCCTTAAACCCTGGGATATAATTGCCCAAAGGATTGAGTTGGCTGCCAGAGGGGATTTTGTCATTGTCTTTTACAATCCGGTGTCTAAACAGAGGAGGTGGCAGTTAGACAAAGCCAAGGAGATTCTGTTAAAATGGCGTCTGCCTTACACTCCTGTTATTTTGGGGCACAATTTGACAAGGGAGGGGGAGAAGATAGAGATTATCAAACTAATAGACTTGAATGGTCAGGCTGCAGACATGAACACGACAATCATAGTAGGTTCTAGTCAGACTAGAATTGTAAGGCGGGGGGGTAAACAATGGGTGTATACGCCACGTCAATACCCAGGGGTTTAG
- the sufS gene encoding SufS family cysteine desulfurase, with translation MTVTQNKTLAEEVRQDFPILQQKIHDKPLIYFDNAATSQKPRQVIETLRQYYENDNANVHRGAHTLSSRATTAYEAARDKVAKFINAKSRNEIVFTRNATEAINLVAYSWGLNNLREGDEIILSVMEHHSNIVPWQIIAAKTKAVLKYVRITEDHQFDFEHYTSLLSEKTKLVTVVHVSNMLGCINPVEDIIKTAHQKGIPVLIDACQSIPHMPVDVQKMDCDWLVASGHKMCATTGIGFLYGKEELLQQMPPFLGGGEMIAEVHFDYFTCGELPHKFEAGTPAIGEAIALGAAVDYLSNIGMSRIHQYEKQLGSYLYEQLQNIPGITIYGSKPPQRAALVSFNIEGIHGSDLATMLDYEGVAIRSGHHCTQPLHRYLNISASARASLYFYNTFAEIDAFIAILKDTIEFFQQSEGSLE, from the coding sequence ATGACTGTTACACAAAATAAAACCCTTGCCGAGGAAGTACGTCAGGATTTCCCCATCCTCCAACAAAAAATCCACGATAAACCCCTGATATACTTCGATAATGCCGCCACCTCCCAAAAACCCCGACAGGTGATAGAAACCCTGCGACAATACTATGAAAATGATAATGCCAATGTTCACCGGGGCGCCCATACACTAAGTTCCAGGGCAACTACAGCCTATGAAGCGGCAAGAGACAAGGTGGCTAAATTTATCAATGCTAAAAGCCGCAATGAGATAGTATTCACCCGTAACGCCACAGAAGCCATCAACTTGGTAGCCTACAGCTGGGGATTGAACAACCTGAGGGAGGGAGATGAAATTATCCTATCAGTAATGGAACACCACAGTAACATCGTCCCCTGGCAAATCATAGCCGCTAAAACCAAAGCTGTCTTGAAATATGTGCGTATAACAGAAGACCACCAGTTCGATTTCGAACACTACACATCTCTCCTCTCGGAAAAAACCAAGTTGGTGACGGTAGTACATGTATCCAACATGCTAGGTTGTATTAACCCCGTAGAGGATATTATCAAAACTGCCCATCAAAAGGGCATCCCCGTATTAATAGACGCCTGTCAAAGTATACCCCACATGCCCGTAGATGTCCAGAAAATGGACTGTGATTGGCTCGTAGCCTCAGGGCACAAGATGTGTGCTACAACCGGCATTGGCTTTTTATACGGCAAGGAGGAATTGTTACAACAAATGCCCCCCTTCCTCGGCGGGGGTGAGATGATAGCCGAAGTACATTTTGACTATTTTACCTGCGGGGAATTGCCACACAAATTCGAGGCTGGCACTCCTGCTATCGGTGAGGCCATCGCACTTGGTGCTGCAGTTGATTACCTAAGTAACATAGGGATGTCCCGCATCCACCAGTATGAAAAACAACTAGGTAGCTATCTGTATGAACAGTTACAGAATATACCCGGGATTACTATCTATGGTAGCAAACCACCCCAACGGGCAGCACTAGTGTCCTTCAATATAGAGGGAATCCATGGCAGTGATTTGGCCACTATGTTAGACTATGAGGGGGTTGCCATTCGTTCAGGTCATCATTGCACCCAACCGTTACACCGTTATTTGAACATATCCGCCAGCGCCAGGGCAAGTCTTTATTTCTATAACACCTTTGCCGAGATTGACGCTTTTATCGCCATCCTCAAAGACACTATTGAATTCTTCCAACAATCAGAGGGCAGTCTAGAATAG
- a CDS encoding NifU family protein: MALALTRENVEQVLNELRPYLMADGGNVELVEIDGPVVKLRLQGACGACPSSTMTLKLGIERRLRECIPEIAEVEQVF, translated from the coding sequence ATGGCATTAGCACTTACTAGAGAGAATGTAGAACAAGTTTTGAATGAATTACGTCCCTATCTAATGGCTGACGGTGGTAACGTGGAACTGGTGGAAATAGATGGCCCCGTGGTAAAATTGAGACTACAAGGGGCATGCGGCGCTTGCCCCAGTTCCACTATGACCCTAAAATTGGGGATTGAGCGTCGTTTGCGGGAGTGTATACCAGAAATTGCAGAAGTAGAACAGGTATTTTAG
- a CDS encoding glycosyltransferase family 4 protein yields the protein MKIAMLSPIAWRTPPVNYGPWELVTSLLTEELVKNGIDVTLFATANSITSAKLHAICPRGYEEDKNINPKVWECLHISECFENADKFDLIHNHFDFLPLTYSKLVKTPVITTIHGFSSPQIIPVYKKYNKHVYYVSISNADRSPELDYISTIYHGIDLNKFTFNPHPQGDYLLYYGRIHHDKGTREAIEIAKAVNKRLLIAGIIQDVDYFNQQVKPHLKEGQIDYIGVVGPDKRDQLLGNAIVLLHPINFREPFGLSVIESMACGTPVVAFNKGSMPELITDGENGYLVETIEEAIERVKHIDKINRLSCRGTVEARFSKERMAAEYIEVYKKILGLSS from the coding sequence ATGAAAATTGCAATGCTATCCCCTATAGCTTGGCGCACCCCTCCAGTAAATTATGGCCCCTGGGAATTAGTGACTTCTCTCCTAACTGAAGAATTAGTAAAAAATGGCATAGACGTCACACTTTTTGCCACAGCTAACTCCATCACTTCTGCTAAACTACACGCCATATGCCCCCGAGGTTATGAAGAGGATAAAAACATAAATCCAAAAGTTTGGGAATGTCTACATATCTCAGAATGTTTTGAAAATGCAGACAAATTTGATCTAATCCATAACCATTTTGACTTCCTACCTCTCACCTATTCCAAACTGGTAAAAACCCCCGTTATTACTACCATTCATGGTTTTTCTTCCCCTCAAATAATTCCTGTTTATAAAAAATACAATAAACACGTCTATTATGTCTCTATTAGTAATGCGGATAGAAGTCCAGAATTAGACTACATTAGTACTATATATCACGGCATTGACCTGAATAAATTTACGTTTAATCCCCACCCCCAAGGAGACTACCTACTCTATTATGGCCGTATCCACCATGACAAGGGTACAAGAGAAGCCATCGAAATTGCCAAAGCCGTCAACAAACGTCTTCTCATCGCCGGTATCATCCAGGATGTGGATTATTTTAACCAACAGGTCAAACCTCATCTGAAAGAAGGACAAATTGATTACATTGGAGTTGTAGGCCCTGATAAACGAGATCAATTGCTGGGTAACGCTATTGTACTATTACATCCTATTAATTTTAGGGAGCCCTTTGGTTTGTCGGTAATTGAATCTATGGCTTGTGGCACACCAGTGGTAGCCTTTAATAAAGGGAGTATGCCAGAATTAATCACCGACGGGGAAAATGGATATCTAGTTGAGACTATTGAGGAGGCAATTGAAAGAGTTAAGCATATAGATAAAATTAATAGACTCTCCTGTCGTGGAACGGTAGAAGCG
- a CDS encoding aldehyde dehydrogenase has protein sequence MVTSTTANDISSLVAGQRGYFAKGETKDIDFRLKQLSKLKEAIASRQDKILQALKADLGKPTLEACFELAVLRDISYAQKNLRKWVKPQRVNTGIELFPSEGRICPEPLGVVLIIGPWNYPFSLMISPLIGAMAAGNCVILKPSEYAPNTSKVLTELITDTFPPEYIAIKEGGVEVAQELLKCKFDHIFFTGGCRVGKIVMEAAAKQLTPVTLELGGKSPCIVDNEIQLLETAKRITWGKFINAGQTCIAPDYILAHKDIKSQLIEAIKQCIRDFYGENPALSPDYARIVNYRQWERLVALLADGKIITGGQYHREDRYIAPTILDEVSPHSPIMQEEIFGPILPILPYDNLEEAIEFVNSRPKPLALYFFSKNKQKQEKILRETSSGGVCINETIMHVGVTELPFGGVGDSGIGKYHGKATFDTFSHYKSVLIRPFWGDLNWRYPPYSQKALQLFRRMFA, from the coding sequence ATGGTTACTTCTACAACAGCCAATGACATATCATCCCTAGTAGCTGGCCAGAGGGGTTATTTTGCCAAGGGGGAAACAAAGGATATAGACTTCCGCCTGAAACAGCTAAGCAAACTAAAAGAGGCTATTGCCAGTCGACAAGACAAGATATTACAAGCATTAAAGGCAGACTTAGGCAAACCCACCCTAGAAGCCTGTTTCGAGTTGGCAGTGTTAAGGGATATCAGCTATGCCCAAAAAAATCTGAGAAAATGGGTAAAACCACAACGGGTGAATACAGGGATAGAGTTATTCCCCTCTGAAGGTAGAATATGTCCTGAACCATTAGGAGTGGTATTAATCATAGGGCCATGGAATTATCCTTTTTCCCTTATGATTTCCCCCTTGATTGGGGCTATGGCCGCCGGCAACTGTGTTATTTTAAAACCATCGGAATATGCCCCAAATACCTCCAAAGTCTTGACAGAATTAATCACAGACACCTTCCCTCCAGAATATATTGCCATCAAGGAGGGGGGAGTGGAAGTAGCACAAGAACTACTCAAATGTAAATTTGACCACATCTTCTTCACCGGTGGCTGCCGGGTGGGTAAAATAGTCATGGAAGCCGCCGCCAAACAACTTACACCCGTCACCCTAGAATTGGGCGGCAAAAGCCCCTGTATAGTGGATAATGAAATACAACTGCTGGAAACGGCTAAACGAATCACCTGGGGTAAGTTCATCAATGCCGGCCAGACTTGTATTGCGCCTGATTACATACTAGCCCACAAGGACATCAAATCTCAACTAATAGAAGCCATCAAACAATGTATCCGCGATTTTTACGGGGAAAACCCGGCTCTATCACCAGACTATGCTAGAATTGTTAACTATAGACAATGGGAACGTCTAGTGGCACTCCTGGCCGATGGGAAAATTATAACAGGCGGTCAGTATCATAGGGAAGACAGATACATCGCCCCCACTATCCTCGACGAAGTCTCCCCCCACTCGCCAATAATGCAAGAGGAGATATTTGGCCCTATTCTCCCCATTCTCCCCTATGATAACCTAGAAGAAGCAATAGAATTTGTCAATAGTAGACCCAAACCCCTCGCCCTATATTTCTTCTCCAAAAACAAGCAAAAACAAGAAAAAATCCTGCGGGAAACCTCTTCGGGTGGCGTGTGTATCAACGAGACAATAATGCATGTGGGAGTCACAGAATTACCCTTTGGCGGTGTGGGCGACAGTGGCATTGGCAAATACCACGGCAAGGCTACCTTTGATACCTTCTCCCATTATAAAAGCGTTTTAATCCGCCCTTTTTGGGGGGATTTGAATTGGCGTTATCCCCCCTATAGTCAAAAAGCCTTACAACTATTCCGGAGAATGTTTGCCTGA
- a CDS encoding cobalt-precorrin-6A reductase has protein sequence MRRKKLLLLGGSSEAIELQRRLRQYPQLEVIFSLAGSVSKPRVEASRVGGFGGVEGLVGYIRREAIDLLIDATHPFAANISFNAYTAANTVGIPHLQLVRLPWEKQEGDNWIEVKSHQQAADILPELGNRIFLTIGRQELSKYAHLRQLWFLMRMIESPSPPIPPGEIILARGPFSLQEEIELLKRYQIQVIVSKNSGGDATYAKIVAARQLSLPVVMIKRPTFPPANRVFTVDAAIDWLLNFL, from the coding sequence ATGAGAAGGAAAAAGCTATTACTGTTGGGAGGCAGCAGCGAAGCGATAGAATTACAGCGGCGGTTACGTCAGTATCCCCAACTAGAAGTAATATTCTCCTTGGCTGGCAGTGTCAGTAAACCCCGGGTGGAGGCTTCCCGTGTCGGCGGTTTTGGTGGTGTGGAGGGTTTGGTGGGGTATATTCGACGGGAGGCTATTGACTTGTTGATTGATGCCACCCACCCCTTTGCGGCTAACATCTCCTTCAATGCCTATACTGCTGCTAACACTGTCGGTATTCCCCATCTCCAATTAGTGCGTCTTCCTTGGGAAAAACAAGAGGGGGATAATTGGATAGAGGTAAAAAGTCATCAACAGGCGGCTGATATACTCCCTGAATTGGGTAACAGAATATTCCTCACCATTGGCCGTCAGGAACTAAGTAAATATGCTCATTTACGGCAGTTATGGTTTTTAATGCGGATGATTGAGTCTCCCTCCCCCCCAATACCCCCAGGGGAGATTATATTGGCAAGGGGCCCTTTTTCTCTCCAGGAGGAGATAGAATTGTTAAAACGCTACCAGATACAGGTAATTGTCAGCAAGAATAGTGGGGGTGACGCTACCTATGCCAAAATCGTTGCAGCTAGACAGTTATCCCTACCAGTAGTCATGATTAAACGCCCCACTTTCCCCCCGGCTAATAGGGTGTTTACTGTAGATGCCGCCATTGACTGGCTACTTAATTTCCTCTAA
- a CDS encoding SDR family oxidoreductase: protein MKILVVGATGTLGRQVVRQAIEQEYPVRCLVRSKGKATFLKEWGAELVTGNLCKPETLPPALEGIDVVVDAATARPTDSLSIKQVDWDGKVSLIQACVKANIKRYIFFSILNAQEFEDVPLMNIKHCTELFLQDCGLDYTIFRLAGFMQGLIGQYAIPILDQQPVWVSGENTPIGYINTQDVAKFVIRAISLPETANHTYPLVGPRAWTADEIISLCEKLSGKKAKISRIPLGFLRWLRNFTRWFKWTLNASDRLAFASVLASGKPLFASMEEVYETFKIPPEEMTTLESYLQEYFERIMKRLKEIEYEKNKGKKRKKNSFFK, encoded by the coding sequence ATGAAAATACTAGTAGTAGGGGCGACAGGCACATTAGGCAGACAAGTAGTACGTCAGGCAATCGAACAAGAGTATCCCGTGCGTTGTCTAGTAAGAAGCAAAGGCAAGGCAACCTTCCTCAAGGAATGGGGTGCAGAATTAGTTACAGGAAATCTCTGTAAACCGGAAACCCTACCCCCAGCCTTGGAGGGGATAGACGTAGTAGTAGATGCTGCTACAGCTAGACCTACAGATTCTTTGTCCATCAAACAAGTAGACTGGGATGGCAAGGTGAGTCTAATCCAAGCCTGTGTCAAAGCCAATATCAAACGCTATATCTTCTTTTCTATCCTTAATGCCCAAGAGTTTGAAGATGTACCCCTGATGAATATTAAACACTGCACTGAGTTGTTTTTGCAGGACTGTGGACTAGATTATACCATTTTCCGACTAGCAGGCTTTATGCAGGGTTTAATTGGACAATATGCTATTCCCATTCTAGACCAACAGCCAGTGTGGGTGAGTGGGGAGAATACCCCTATTGGTTATATTAACACTCAGGATGTGGCCAAATTCGTCATTCGTGCTATCTCTTTACCGGAAACTGCTAATCATACCTATCCCCTCGTAGGACCTCGGGCATGGACCGCTGATGAGATAATTAGTCTATGTGAAAAACTGTCTGGCAAAAAAGCTAAAATCTCCCGTATACCTCTAGGATTTTTGCGATGGCTGCGCAATTTTACTCGTTGGTTCAAGTGGACTCTAAATGCCTCTGATAGACTCGCTTTTGCCTCCGTTTTGGCTAGTGGTAAACCCCTTTTTGCCTCCATGGAAGAAGTCTATGAAACCTTCAAAATTCCCCCTGAGGAGATGACCACTTTGGAATCTTACTTGCAAGAGTATTTTGAGCGCATTATGAAGAGACTCAAGGAAATAGAATATGAAAAAAATAAAGGGAAAAAACGCAAAAAAAACAGTTTCTTTAAGTAG